In Aedes albopictus strain Foshan chromosome 3, AalbF5, whole genome shotgun sequence, the following are encoded in one genomic region:
- the LOC109428104 gene encoding follicle cell protein 3C-1 — MVHRIRAVIVIIKIVLIVNGLSPVEGTRSLRVRPRKAKHADLETNAVVQSSESVPCSCAIFLTGQFNKQNRSEPPRGNPGIQMELMQHYPCSSSGNKQCSNRCLDAILKHLPNSPALICGTIDRDCFRERAYLFYQNCAPRWVNSNLSAGREFCCQNDRPVRCAKMAAVIRQSLLGGNGTTTAGSHQDEIVEDEEDTGSYEE, encoded by the coding sequence ATGGTTCACCGAATTCGCGCCGTGATCGTCATCATCAAAATCGTTCTCATCGTGAACGGTTTAAGTCCTGTGGAAGGTACTCGTAGTCTTCGGGTGAGACCACGCAAGGCAAAACATGCCGATCTGGAAACGAACGCCGTCGTTCAGTCCTCCGAGAGCGTCCCCTGTTCCTGTGCCATCTTCCTGACGGGTCAGTTcaacaagcagaaccgatcggAACCACCTCGGGGAAATCCCGGTATCCAGATGGAACTGATGCAGCACTACCCTTGTAGCTCATCGGGGAACAAACAGTGCTCGAACCGTTGCCTGGACGCCATCCTCAAGCATCTGCCCAACTCGCCGGCACTGATCTGCGGAACCATCGACCGGGACTGCTTCCGGGAGCGGGCCTATCTGTTCTACCAGAACTGTGCACCGCGGTGGGTTAATAGCAACCTCTCAGCCGGGAGGGAATTTTGCTGCCAAAACGATCGACCGGTGCGATGTGCGAAAATGGCGGCCGTCATCCGGCAGTCGCTGCTCGGCGGAAATGGAACCACCACGGCCGGAAGCCATCAGGACGAAATCGTTGAAGACGAAGAAGATACCGGATCGTACGAGGAATGA